In Neosynechococcus sphagnicola sy1, the following proteins share a genomic window:
- the msrB gene encoding peptide-methionine (R)-S-oxide reductase MsrB produces MAATNENFEITKTEDAWREILTPEQFRVLRQHGTERAHTSPLDKQYGNGVYECAACNLALFTSETKFNSGTGWPSFYAPITGAIATSIDRSFFTTRTEVHCHRCGGHLGHVFDDGPAPTGKRYCMNGVALKFIPA; encoded by the coding sequence ATGGCAGCAACCAACGAAAACTTTGAAATCACTAAAACTGAAGACGCATGGCGCGAAATCCTGACTCCGGAGCAGTTTCGAGTCTTGCGGCAGCACGGAACTGAACGGGCACATACTAGCCCCCTCGATAAGCAATACGGCAACGGTGTCTATGAGTGTGCGGCTTGTAACTTAGCCTTGTTCACCTCGGAAACTAAGTTCAACAGCGGTACCGGTTGGCCGAGTTTTTATGCACCAATTACAGGCGCGATCGCGACTTCCATCGACCGATCATTTTTTACAACTCGCACTGAAGTGCATTGCCATCGGTGTGGTGGGCATTTAGGGCATGTGTTCGATGATGGCCCAGCCCCGACGGGTAAACGCTACTGTATGAATGGGGTTGCCCTAAAATTCATCCCTGCATAG
- a CDS encoding WbqC family protein, with the protein MSNNSGRRVGVIQSSYIPWRGYFDLIDSVDVFVIYDDVQYSKGSWRNRNQVKLPSGLRWLTVPVRYKSGLAIDQVPIDASRKAWQESHRGLLREALGTTPFFSEAITLWEAGVAAADTTISQLNVRLIQVICRYLNINTPLIRSRDLNLSGHRCDRLMQLLNHVGATTYLSGPSARDYLDESLFRQAQIRLEYKTYDYPPYPQPWGDFVGTVSVLDLIANTGPEARYYLKSQTSDTIAVP; encoded by the coding sequence GTGAGTAACAACTCTGGTCGGCGGGTGGGGGTGATCCAATCCAGTTATATTCCCTGGCGGGGCTATTTTGATTTGATTGACAGCGTTGATGTGTTCGTTATTTATGATGATGTGCAGTATTCCAAAGGCAGTTGGCGGAATCGCAATCAGGTGAAGTTGCCCTCTGGGCTGCGATGGTTAACGGTGCCCGTCCGCTACAAGTCAGGATTAGCCATCGATCAAGTCCCCATCGATGCTTCACGCAAGGCTTGGCAGGAGAGCCATCGCGGTTTGCTCCGGGAAGCCCTGGGCACGACCCCCTTCTTTTCCGAAGCGATCACCCTTTGGGAAGCTGGAGTTGCAGCAGCCGACACCACTATTAGTCAGCTGAATGTGCGACTGATCCAGGTAATTTGTCGTTATTTAAACATCAACACACCGCTGATCCGATCCCGTGACTTGAACCTGTCCGGTCATCGCTGCGATCGCCTGATGCAGTTGTTAAACCATGTAGGGGCAACCACCTACCTCTCAGGCCCCTCAGCCCGAGACTATCTAGATGAAAGTTTATTTCGCCAAGCGCAGATTCGGCTGGAATATAAAACCTATGACTACCCGCCCTATCCCCAACCTTGGGGTGACTTTGTTGGCACAGTTTCCGTTCTGGATCTCATTGCCAACACAGGTCCAGAAGCCAGGTACTATCTCAAGAGTCAAACCTCTGACACGATCGCGGTGCCTTAA
- a CDS encoding radical SAM/SPASM domain-containing protein, with product MSSKSLETRDLATQEYGFYDRLRAEFPSQIIVDATEICNLACIHCPHPSFKASEHYEARLLGPDLNAKMVAEVQQHGKGITQYIRYTSEGEPLTNRYIFEMLNYASCYSGVTVTLTTNGTLMDEKRIEKLLASGVNVIDISVDAHTPETYAKIRVNGNLNITRPNVLKLIQMAAQVENPPKIVVSYVEQPLNFHETQEFEQFWRDNGANYVVMRRLHSSAGALQQTADTLRQQAEPTARYPCLYPWERITLTPGGELAFCPQDWVHGSVVADYRTTTIHETWQSQFYQNLREAHLCNNFAQHQFCGQCPDWQGTRWPGVGRSYADMIEEFKDRE from the coding sequence ATGAGTTCTAAGAGTTTGGAGACCCGCGATCTCGCAACGCAAGAATATGGTTTTTACGATCGCCTGAGAGCGGAATTTCCGTCGCAAATTATTGTTGATGCCACGGAGATTTGCAACCTGGCTTGCATTCATTGTCCTCACCCCAGCTTTAAAGCATCGGAACATTATGAGGCGCGACTTTTGGGGCCAGATCTGAATGCCAAGATGGTGGCAGAGGTGCAACAACATGGAAAGGGAATTACCCAGTATATTCGTTACACCAGTGAAGGAGAACCTCTGACCAATCGCTACATTTTTGAAATGTTGAACTATGCTAGTTGCTATTCTGGGGTAACAGTGACCCTGACCACCAATGGCACTTTGATGGATGAGAAGCGGATCGAGAAACTATTAGCTTCTGGGGTGAATGTGATTGATATTAGTGTGGATGCCCACACCCCCGAAACCTACGCCAAAATTCGAGTAAATGGTAATCTCAATATTACCCGACCCAACGTTTTAAAACTGATCCAAATGGCGGCCCAAGTTGAGAACCCACCCAAAATTGTGGTGAGTTATGTTGAGCAACCGCTCAATTTTCACGAAACCCAGGAATTTGAACAGTTTTGGCGGGACAATGGCGCCAACTATGTGGTGATGCGGCGCTTGCATTCCTCCGCAGGGGCGTTACAACAAACCGCTGACACCTTGCGCCAGCAAGCCGAGCCAACCGCCCGCTATCCCTGTCTCTATCCCTGGGAACGCATCACTCTGACACCAGGGGGAGAGTTGGCATTCTGTCCCCAAGATTGGGTGCATGGTTCCGTGGTTGCCGACTATCGCACCACAACTATCCACGAAACCTGGCAAAGTCAGTTCTATCAAAATCTCCGAGAAGCGCATCTGTGTAACAACTTTGCCCAGCATCAGTTCTGTGGTCAATGCCCTGATTGGCAAGGAACGCGGTGGCCGGGAGTTGGCCGTAGCTATGCAGACATGATCGAGGAGTTTAAAGACCGTGAGTAA
- a CDS encoding glycosyltransferase family 2 protein → MSRSQPLISVVIPSYNDEPIIRPFYDAIVQTLGSQLDYGFELIYVDDGSVDPSPHTLSQLAKEDQRVTFIELCRNYGQQRALFAGLSVAKGDYVVTIDGDYQYPPEVILQLVQAMGHQYEMASGIRTHRRDNWCDILASKLGNLIIRKILAVNLQDFGSVKAFSRPLVDRILALRHYFSDVYPIALSLHPTFVEVKVLHKQRPSGRSHWNLWMRLKLYLYFYIGYSDDHFQIPFFSRLPDYSGRDNFGNFTHNFQSNIRLFSKSARNHSPSLFDFYCGF, encoded by the coding sequence ATGAGCCGTTCTCAGCCCCTGATTAGTGTCGTTATTCCCAGTTATAATGATGAACCCATCATTCGGCCATTTTATGATGCGATCGTTCAAACTCTGGGATCACAATTAGACTATGGTTTTGAGTTGATCTATGTAGACGATGGCAGTGTTGATCCATCGCCTCATACGCTGTCTCAACTAGCCAAAGAAGATCAGCGAGTCACCTTTATTGAACTCTGTCGCAACTATGGGCAACAGCGAGCCTTATTCGCAGGGCTATCCGTTGCCAAAGGTGATTACGTGGTGACGATTGATGGCGATTACCAATACCCACCCGAGGTGATTTTACAGTTGGTACAAGCCATGGGTCATCAGTATGAAATGGCTTCTGGCATTCGCACCCATCGCCGGGATAATTGGTGCGATATTTTGGCTTCCAAACTGGGCAATCTGATTATCCGTAAAATCTTAGCAGTAAATCTGCAAGACTTCGGCTCTGTTAAAGCATTTTCTCGGCCTCTGGTGGATCGAATTTTAGCACTTCGGCACTATTTCAGTGATGTCTACCCCATCGCCCTGTCCCTGCATCCAACCTTTGTCGAAGTGAAAGTCTTACATAAGCAGCGCCCCAGTGGTCGTTCTCACTGGAATTTATGGATGCGCCTGAAGCTTTATCTTTACTTCTATATTGGCTATAGTGATGATCATTTTCAGATTCCGTTTTTTTCTCGGTTGCCTGATTATTCTGGCAGGGATAATTTTGGGAATTTTACTCATAATTTTCAATCTAATATCAGGCTATTCTCTAAGTCTGCTAGAAATCATTCTCCTTCCCTTTTTGATTTTTATTGTGGGTTTTAA
- the rffA gene encoding dTDP-4-amino-4,6-dideoxygalactose transaminase: MNHQIPFNKPCLEGDEIANILESIQAGKIAGDGKFNQRCHLEIAKTLGAKAVLLTTSGTDALELAALLCDIQPGDEVILPSYTFVSTANAFCLRGARPVFIDIRPDTLNLDETQLSASITDNTKAIVPVHYAGVACEMPVINAIAQAHQIRVVEDAAHGFLASYKGQYLGTLGDLGCYSFHETKTFICGEGGAIAINREADIEIAEIYREKGTNRSAFFKGEVDKYTWVDLGSSFLPSDLIGAFLYGQFQARDQIIGKRQKIYQEYLRLLQPLADRGLVKLPQIPEDVKINYHMFYLIVQDLKIRTDLIAYLRHQGIIAVFHYVPLHLSQYAQALGIEIRLPITEAIANTIIRLPFLIP; the protein is encoded by the coding sequence ATGAACCATCAGATTCCCTTTAATAAGCCTTGTTTAGAAGGAGATGAAATTGCCAATATTCTCGAGTCCATTCAAGCTGGGAAAATTGCGGGGGATGGGAAGTTTAATCAACGGTGCCACTTAGAAATTGCCAAAACCCTCGGAGCCAAAGCAGTTCTGCTCACAACATCAGGCACCGATGCCTTAGAACTGGCGGCGCTATTGTGTGATATCCAGCCTGGGGATGAGGTAATCCTACCTTCCTATACCTTTGTGTCTACCGCCAATGCGTTTTGTCTTCGGGGTGCTCGTCCTGTGTTTATTGATATTCGTCCAGACACCCTGAATCTCGATGAGACACAGCTATCCGCATCGATTACAGACAACACCAAGGCTATTGTGCCTGTTCACTATGCGGGTGTTGCTTGTGAGATGCCTGTGATTAATGCGATCGCCCAAGCCCACCAAATCCGCGTCGTGGAAGATGCAGCCCACGGTTTTTTGGCTTCCTACAAAGGCCAGTACCTGGGAACCCTGGGAGACCTGGGATGTTACAGTTTCCATGAAACCAAGACCTTTATTTGCGGGGAAGGGGGGGCGATCGCCATTAATCGAGAAGCAGATATTGAAATCGCTGAAATCTATCGGGAGAAGGGAACCAACCGTTCGGCTTTCTTTAAGGGTGAAGTTGATAAGTATACCTGGGTTGATCTTGGCTCCTCGTTTTTACCCAGCGATCTGATCGGTGCTTTTCTCTATGGGCAATTTCAGGCACGAGACCAGATCATTGGCAAACGGCAGAAAATTTATCAGGAGTATCTTCGATTGCTCCAACCCCTCGCTGACCGAGGCTTAGTGAAACTCCCCCAGATTCCTGAAGATGTCAAGATTAATTATCATATGTTTTACCTGATTGTTCAGGATCTCAAGATTCGCACTGACTTGATAGCCTATTTAAGGCATCAGGGGATCATTGCGGTTTTTCATTATGTGCCTCTACATTTATCCCAGTACGCCCAGGCATTGGGAATTGAGATCAGATTACCAATAACAGAGGCGATCGCCAATACCATTATTCGACTGCCTTTTTTAATTCCCTGA
- a CDS encoding mechanosensitive ion channel family protein, with product MVLLTVSETDVKISGKSRQALVQEYMETIRQAVGHYRQDRSLSSLIRGGLIDLLSTIALIVTFIIFNNIFPRFYRWLDEQRNRRIPSIGIQNFELLSSDQLSDLLLTLTSLLRLGLVLSLLYAYLSFSFSLFPATQHLGNTLFGYVQTLSKTIWNTFVSYLPNLFTLALIIALTYYFIRFLKLIFAGISRRAVSIQGFYPEWAEPTFRLLTYLTIALGAALAFPYLPGSESPAFRGISVFLGVLFSLGATGAVANIVAGIILIYTRAFQVGDRVKVADVLGDVEEKLLLVTRLRTLNNVLVTVPNSVLLSSNIINFSALIRDANTPLILHTTVTLGYDAPWRQIHQTLIAAALATPDILPEPPPFVLQTALNDFYVSYELKAYTLEPEKMAQIYSSLHQNIQDQCNAVGIEICSPHYAAVRDGNQTTIPANYQGKDYTAPGFRLHPLASLFNPAFKPADSGDTATSSPDPGDAY from the coding sequence ATGGTACTGCTCACGGTCTCAGAAACAGACGTGAAGATCTCGGGCAAATCTCGTCAAGCCCTTGTCCAGGAATACATGGAGACGATCCGGCAAGCGGTGGGCCATTATCGACAGGATCGCAGTTTAAGTTCCCTGATCCGTGGGGGACTGATTGACCTGCTAAGTACGATTGCCCTGATTGTTACATTTATTATCTTCAATAACATCTTTCCGCGTTTTTATCGGTGGTTGGACGAGCAGCGGAACCGTCGCATTCCCAGTATTGGGATTCAAAACTTTGAGTTACTCTCCTCGGATCAGCTCTCCGACTTGCTCTTAACCCTGACAAGCCTATTGCGGTTAGGGCTGGTTTTGAGCTTGCTCTATGCGTATCTCTCCTTTAGCTTCAGTCTCTTTCCTGCCACCCAACATTTAGGCAACACACTCTTTGGCTATGTGCAGACCCTCTCTAAAACCATCTGGAATACCTTTGTCAGCTATCTACCAAATCTCTTTACCTTGGCTCTGATCATTGCCCTGACCTACTATTTCATTCGGTTTTTAAAGCTGATTTTTGCCGGGATTAGTCGGCGTGCAGTTTCCATCCAGGGGTTTTATCCCGAATGGGCAGAGCCTACCTTTCGACTCCTCACCTATCTCACTATTGCCCTCGGTGCAGCCCTGGCCTTTCCCTATTTGCCGGGGTCTGAGTCCCCTGCTTTTCGAGGGATTTCAGTGTTCTTGGGGGTCTTGTTTTCCCTGGGTGCCACGGGGGCTGTTGCCAACATTGTCGCGGGGATTATCCTCATCTATACGCGAGCCTTTCAGGTGGGCGATCGCGTCAAGGTGGCGGATGTTTTAGGCGATGTGGAGGAAAAATTGCTCCTAGTGACGCGGCTACGAACCCTCAATAATGTGCTAGTGACCGTGCCCAATTCTGTTTTACTCAGCAGCAACATTATTAATTTCAGTGCCTTGATCCGGGATGCCAACACACCTCTGATCCTGCATACCACGGTTACCCTTGGCTACGATGCACCCTGGCGGCAAATACATCAAACTTTGATTGCCGCGGCCCTCGCCACTCCGGATATATTGCCGGAACCTCCCCCCTTTGTTTTGCAAACGGCCCTCAATGATTTTTACGTCAGCTATGAGTTGAAAGCCTATACCCTGGAACCTGAGAAGATGGCTCAAATCTATTCCAGCCTGCATCAAAATATTCAGGATCAGTGTAATGCCGTCGGCATTGAGATTTGCTCCCCCCATTATGCGGCGGTGCGGGATGGCAACCAAACGACGATACCAGCCAATTATCAGGGGAAGGACTACACAGCCCCTGGCTTTCGCTTACATCCCCTGGCCTCCTTATTTAACCCTGCCTTCAAACCAGCGGATTCTGGGGACACGGCTACTTCAAGCCCAGACCCAGGAGACGCCTATTGA
- a CDS encoding methyltransferase domain-containing protein, whose amino-acid sequence MSFLSYQGQPSSFDLILMLGTFANLPDLPRQLNHAHQLLKPGGILFFNVPVVDSWIARLYGQNYWMYAPSVSNFLSRKGCRMILDRTGFQVEKMRTDCQQPTLSKLLGHAKLQVLYPLFQQLRWLQLTLPMALPIPGVMAVWARKAKGSGIAATQ is encoded by the coding sequence GTGAGTTTTTTGAGCTATCAGGGACAGCCCTCGTCCTTTGATCTGATTCTCATGCTCGGTACCTTTGCCAACTTGCCGGATTTGCCGAGGCAGTTAAATCATGCCCACCAACTACTAAAACCAGGGGGAATCCTCTTCTTTAATGTTCCCGTAGTGGATTCATGGATCGCTAGACTGTATGGACAAAACTATTGGATGTATGCCCCCAGTGTGAGTAATTTTCTCTCCCGCAAGGGCTGTCGGATGATCCTCGATCGCACCGGATTTCAGGTGGAGAAAATGCGCACGGATTGCCAGCAACCCACCCTCTCCAAATTATTGGGACATGCTAAATTACAAGTCCTGTATCCGCTGTTTCAACAACTCCGCTGGCTACAACTGACTTTGCCAATGGCGCTGCCGATTCCGGGGGTGATGGCGGTGTGGGCACGCAAGGCCAAGGGCAGCGGCATCGCCGCCACTCAATAG
- a CDS encoding class I SAM-dependent methyltransferase → MPQQFTYTHRDHCPCGAQLETTQRRVIKSLRWGQVQFVECRRCRTMVQSPQISTEALAQWYDSADYQAAGADKEGAYLDYLADEPQRQLEAQARYHRDLAKILVPGSQILEVGCATGSLLAAMKAAGHQVLGIDLSAQFAQQARALNQVEVIVSEFFELSGTALVL, encoded by the coding sequence ATGCCCCAGCAGTTTACCTATACCCATCGAGACCACTGTCCCTGTGGTGCCCAACTGGAAACCACCCAGAGACGGGTGATCAAGTCTCTCCGTTGGGGACAGGTCCAGTTTGTCGAGTGTCGCCGTTGCCGCACCATGGTACAGTCCCCCCAGATCTCGACGGAGGCACTAGCCCAGTGGTACGATTCAGCCGATTATCAGGCAGCGGGGGCTGACAAAGAAGGCGCTTACCTCGATTACCTGGCCGATGAACCCCAACGTCAACTGGAAGCCCAGGCTCGCTACCACCGGGACTTAGCCAAAATTTTGGTTCCAGGCTCCCAAATTTTAGAAGTAGGCTGTGCTACAGGGAGCTTACTAGCAGCCATGAAGGCCGCCGGACATCAAGTTTTAGGAATTGATTTATCCGCCCAATTTGCTCAACAGGCTCGGGCACTGAACCAGGTCGAAGTCATTGTCAGTGAGTTTTTTGAGCTATCAGGGACAGCCCTCGTCCTTTGA
- a CDS encoding FAD-dependent monooxygenase yields the protein MAANVRELVASNGTIQGVRYWQQGVCYEVRASLTIGADGRGSKVRQLAGIKLLATAPSIDVLSFRLPLGAEDCQEVNLTVHIGQGYYFALIDRFDGWQVYYTIPKGSYPQLRAAGLDTLRRAIAERLPQFQERVQSLQDWSQTSLLSVQSGRVDRWYRPGLLLIGDAAHPSSPVGGVGITAAIQDAIATANHVSQPLGTHRLQTHHLAAVQRQRSWAIWVLQTLQTMSQKQFVAKALDPNRPFRLPLSFRLPWVRSLIVRVAAFGIWPVRLQRSRRR from the coding sequence ATGGCGGCCAATGTTCGGGAGCTGGTTGCCAGCAATGGCACGATTCAAGGGGTGCGCTACTGGCAACAGGGAGTCTGCTACGAAGTCCGCGCCTCCCTGACCATTGGAGCCGATGGTCGAGGTTCTAAGGTGCGTCAACTGGCGGGGATCAAGCTGTTGGCAACGGCTCCCTCCATTGATGTGCTGTCGTTTAGGTTACCCCTGGGGGCTGAAGATTGCCAGGAGGTGAATTTAACGGTGCATATTGGTCAAGGGTATTACTTTGCCCTGATTGATCGGTTTGATGGTTGGCAGGTGTACTACACCATTCCCAAAGGCAGCTACCCCCAATTACGTGCCGCAGGTCTTGACACCCTGCGGCGGGCGATCGCGGAACGGCTGCCGCAATTTCAAGAACGGGTGCAGTCGCTCCAGGATTGGTCCCAAACCTCGCTGCTCTCTGTCCAATCGGGGCGGGTAGATCGCTGGTATCGTCCGGGGCTGTTGTTAATTGGGGATGCCGCTCACCCGTCGTCTCCCGTGGGGGGAGTGGGGATTACCGCCGCCATTCAAGATGCGATCGCAACGGCCAATCATGTTAGTCAACCCTTAGGAACCCACCGCCTGCAAACCCACCATCTGGCCGCAGTCCAGCGGCAGCGAAGTTGGGCGATCTGGGTGCTGCAAACCCTCCAGACCATGAGTCAGAAACAGTTTGTTGCCAAAGCCCTAGACCCCAACAGACCTTTTCGACTGCCCCTCTCCTTCCGCTTGCCCTGGGTGCGATCGCTGATTGTGCGGGTGGCGGCCTTTGGGATTTGGCCGGTGCGGCTCCAGCGATCGCGGAGGCGCTAA
- the dnaG gene encoding DNA primase, translating into MDTPRLHPDTIEQVKQRLDIVDIVSEHVVLRKQGKDFVGLCPFHDDKSPSFSVSPGKQFYYCFSCGAGGNAIKFLMELNKRSFSDVVLDLARRYQVPVQTLEPEQRQEFQRQLSVREQLYEILSLTARFFEHALRQSQGKAAWEYLVTTRRLSQETIQQFQLGYAPAGWDTLFGYLVQQKHYPVDRVEQAGLILPRNTGNGYYDRFRDRLIIPIHDLQGRVIGFAGRTLTNEQPKYLNSPETELFDKGKTLFALDKAKGAIAKQDQVVVVEGYFDVIALHSAGMTNVVAAMGTALSLTQVRQLLRYTESKRIVLNFDADAAGTKAATRAIGEVEDLAYRGEVQLRVLNLPEGKDPDEYLKSHRSDEYCELVEQAPLWLNWQIHQILGGRDLSQADQFQHCVKEIVQLLGKLPNAPLRTHYIRYCSELLSQGEAQIVRQLEADLRTQVRGQRWHGQSQKLEKPSDLTLREAAEAQLLSIYIHCPPYRLQLRQTLKQRDLWEGGFGLSHHRFLWQQITSLEAQQLGFADAMDVDAALESIDPLQDPLTEIQLLPVLQDCLTDYPQEMGRVLHILQLNEKSRLDICRPALDIRVATACLERINCEKRCRYVLKRWSELSIQSVTQALGQLLEQGITDVEDADDPQVEQLYQQLNAEAIRFQTLFYNERRYLQALDQQRCVTATDLLQTPLVDYLVA; encoded by the coding sequence ATGGATACCCCCCGCCTCCACCCAGACACCATTGAGCAGGTAAAACAGCGCCTCGATATTGTCGATATCGTCTCTGAACATGTGGTGCTACGCAAACAGGGCAAGGACTTTGTAGGCTTGTGTCCCTTCCATGATGACAAGTCCCCTAGTTTCAGTGTCAGTCCCGGCAAGCAGTTTTACTACTGCTTTAGCTGTGGGGCGGGGGGCAATGCCATCAAGTTCCTAATGGAGCTGAATAAACGCAGTTTTAGCGATGTGGTATTGGATCTGGCACGACGTTACCAGGTGCCGGTGCAAACCCTAGAGCCGGAGCAACGTCAGGAGTTCCAACGTCAACTGTCTGTCAGGGAACAACTGTATGAGATTCTCTCCCTGACGGCACGATTTTTTGAACACGCCCTGCGCCAATCTCAGGGGAAAGCGGCCTGGGAATACCTGGTGACCACGCGGCGCTTGAGCCAGGAAACGATCCAACAGTTCCAACTTGGCTATGCCCCCGCAGGCTGGGATACGCTCTTTGGCTATTTGGTACAGCAGAAGCACTATCCGGTGGATCGGGTGGAGCAGGCGGGGTTAATTCTGCCTCGCAATACTGGCAATGGCTACTATGATCGCTTCCGCGATCGCCTGATCATCCCCATCCATGACTTGCAAGGGCGGGTGATTGGTTTCGCAGGCCGTACCCTCACCAATGAGCAACCCAAGTATCTCAACTCCCCGGAAACCGAGCTGTTTGATAAAGGCAAGACCCTCTTTGCCCTGGATAAAGCCAAGGGGGCGATCGCCAAACAGGATCAGGTGGTGGTGGTCGAGGGCTACTTCGATGTCATCGCCCTCCATAGCGCTGGGATGACGAATGTGGTTGCCGCCATGGGCACCGCCCTCAGCCTCACCCAAGTCCGCCAACTGCTGCGCTATACGGAATCGAAACGCATTGTTCTCAACTTTGATGCCGATGCAGCAGGGACAAAAGCCGCAACCCGTGCCATTGGCGAAGTGGAAGATCTGGCCTATCGGGGGGAAGTGCAACTGCGGGTGCTCAACCTTCCCGAGGGCAAGGATCCCGATGAGTACCTCAAAAGCCACCGTTCAGATGAGTACTGTGAGCTGGTTGAGCAGGCACCGCTGTGGTTGAACTGGCAAATCCACCAAATTCTGGGGGGCCGAGATCTCAGCCAAGCCGATCAGTTTCAGCACTGTGTGAAGGAAATTGTGCAATTGTTGGGCAAGCTCCCCAATGCCCCCCTGAGAACCCATTACATCCGCTATTGTTCGGAGTTACTGAGCCAGGGAGAAGCGCAAATTGTGCGGCAACTGGAGGCTGATTTACGCACCCAAGTGCGAGGGCAGCGCTGGCATGGTCAGTCCCAGAAGTTAGAAAAGCCCAGTGATTTGACCTTGAGAGAAGCTGCGGAAGCGCAATTGCTGAGTATTTATATTCACTGCCCCCCCTATCGCCTGCAGCTGCGACAGACCTTAAAACAACGGGATTTATGGGAAGGGGGATTTGGTCTCTCCCATCATCGATTTCTCTGGCAACAAATTACCAGCCTCGAAGCCCAGCAGCTCGGGTTCGCAGATGCCATGGATGTAGATGCTGCCTTGGAGTCCATTGACCCCTTGCAAGATCCCTTGACTGAGATCCAGTTACTCCCAGTGCTGCAAGATTGTTTGACCGACTATCCTCAAGAGATGGGTCGAGTGCTCCATATCCTGCAACTGAATGAGAAGAGCCGCCTCGACATTTGTCGCCCAGCTCTGGATATCCGGGTAGCCACCGCCTGCCTTGAACGCATTAACTGTGAGAAGCGTTGTCGCTACGTATTGAAGCGCTGGTCTGAGCTATCGATTCAGTCAGTCACTCAAGCCCTTGGGCAATTGCTGGAACAAGGGATAACAGATGTAGAAGACGCTGATGATCCACAGGTAGAGCAGCTTTACCAACAGCTGAATGCCGAAGCCATCCGGTTTCAGACGCTGTTCTACAACGAACGTCGCTATTTGCAAGCACTGGATCAACAACGATGTGTGACTGCCACCGACCTCTTACAAACGCCCCTGGTGGACTACTTGGTTGCCTAG
- a CDS encoding cysteine desulfurase family protein, with protein MQIYLDHSATTPTRPEAIARMQQVLSQSWGNPSSLHQWGERSALVVEQARQEVASLINAPAASIVFTAGGTEANNLAIMGIAQRYPTPQHVIISQVEHPAVSEPVRWLETLGWQVTRLPVDCQGWVNPLELQAALRPTTVLVSVIYGQSEVGTVQSIASLGSIARAHGVCFHTDAVQVAGRLPIDVELLPVDLLSLSSHKLYGPQGAGALYIRPGVQLLPYLRGGGQEQGLRSGTQAVSAISGFGVAASLAAAEMALEVPRLTALRDRLFAHLADTPGLLPTGVYGATLEEQLRQRLPHHVSLCLQYPDGEILSGRTLVRQMNLAGIAISAGSACHSGKSTPSPILQAMGYSDRRAQGAIRFTLGRDTTAADVDWSAMVLQQILHRLLPEVWLKERTRQYSSC; from the coding sequence ATGCAAATTTATTTAGACCATAGCGCCACAACGCCAACCCGCCCGGAGGCGATCGCCCGGATGCAGCAAGTGCTCAGTCAGAGTTGGGGCAATCCCTCCAGTCTGCACCAGTGGGGAGAACGTTCAGCACTGGTGGTGGAACAGGCAAGACAGGAAGTCGCCAGTCTAATCAATGCGCCAGCGGCGTCCATTGTCTTTACCGCTGGGGGCACCGAGGCCAATAATCTGGCCATTATGGGCATTGCCCAGCGCTATCCCACCCCCCAACATGTGATTATTTCCCAGGTGGAGCATCCGGCGGTGTCAGAACCGGTGCGCTGGCTGGAAACCCTGGGTTGGCAGGTGACTCGCCTACCCGTCGATTGTCAGGGCTGGGTAAATCCCTTAGAGTTACAAGCCGCTCTGCGTCCCACTACCGTACTGGTTTCGGTGATTTATGGCCAGAGTGAAGTTGGCACGGTGCAGTCCATTGCCAGCCTCGGTAGCATTGCCCGTGCCCACGGCGTTTGCTTCCATACCGATGCCGTCCAGGTCGCAGGTCGTCTACCCATTGATGTGGAGCTGCTACCCGTCGATCTCCTGTCCCTCTCCAGTCATAAGCTCTATGGTCCCCAGGGAGCTGGAGCCCTCTATATCCGCCCTGGGGTACAATTGCTCCCTTACCTGCGGGGAGGCGGTCAAGAACAGGGGTTGCGTTCAGGAACCCAGGCGGTATCAGCAATCTCGGGGTTTGGCGTTGCCGCCTCCCTGGCCGCAGCCGAAATGGCCTTGGAAGTTCCCCGGTTAACTGCTCTGCGCGATCGCCTGTTTGCCCATCTAGCGGACACCCCCGGTCTGTTGCCTACCGGGGTGTATGGAGCCACCCTAGAGGAGCAGCTGCGGCAGCGGTTGCCCCACCATGTGAGTTTGTGTCTTCAGTACCCCGATGGCGAAATCCTCAGTGGACGTACCCTGGTGCGACAGATGAATCTGGCTGGCATTGCCATCAGTGCCGGATCTGCCTGTCATAGTGGCAAGTCAACGCCGAGTCCGATCTTGCAGGCCATGGGCTATAGCGATCGCCGGGCTCAGGGTGCCATTCGCTTTACCTTGGGGCGGGACACGACCGCCGCAGATGTGGACTGGAGTGCCATGGTCTTGCAACAAATTCTCCATCGGTTGTTACCTGAAGTCTGGTTGAAAGAACGAACCAGGCAGTACAGTAGTTGCTAA